The following coding sequences lie in one Girardinichthys multiradiatus isolate DD_20200921_A chromosome 13, DD_fGirMul_XY1, whole genome shotgun sequence genomic window:
- the LOC124878920 gene encoding uncharacterized protein LOC124878920 has translation MTAACKKTCYNYQLSISPSPPSSKKIRMPYSFDIAQQMHFLSNPLQPGPMYFLTPRKCGLFGVSCEGLQKQVNFLNDEGMSSGKGSNEVISYVHHFFTHFGVGETDVDLHCDNFTGQDKNNFMLWYGTWWVAHKLHSTLNIHFLIAGHTIFAPDVGIIKQAYKRTRVSTLADIAKSFCLQVVENSSPESRLNIPQLVGLEDGTPESLLPKAPTDQELSTLQL, from the exons ATGACTGCTGCCTGCAAAAAGACCTGCTACAACTATCAATTGTCCATCAGCCCCTCCCCACCTTCAAGTAAGAAGATCAGGATGCCCTACAGCTTTGACATTGCACAGCAG ATGCACTTCCTCTCGAACCCACTGCAGCCTGGGCCAATGTACTTCCTGACACCACGGAAATGTGGACTTTTTGGTGTCTCTTGTGAAGGCCTGCAGAAACAGGTGAATTTCCTGAATGATGAAGGCATGTCATCAGGGAAGGGGAGCAATGAAGTCATTAGCTACGTGCACCACTTCTTCACTCATTTCGGGGTTGGAGAAACTGATGTGGATCTTCATTGTGACAACTTCACTGGgcaagacaaaaacaattttatgttGTGGTATGGCACCTGGTGGGTCGCACACAAGCTTCACTCCACACTAAACATCCACTTCCTGATTGCTGGCCACACCATATTTGCCCCGGATGTTGGGATTATCAAACAAGCATACAAGAGGACCAGGGTCAGCACATTGGCAGACATCGCCAAA TCCTTCTGTTTACAGGTAGTGGAAAACAGCTCGCCAGAAAGTCGCCTCAACATCCCACAGCTGGTTGGACTGGAAGATGGCACACCTGAGTCCCTACTTCCGAAAGCTCCCACAGATCAAGAGTTATCTACACTTCAG CTTTGA